The proteins below come from a single Acanthopagrus latus isolate v.2019 chromosome 4, fAcaLat1.1, whole genome shotgun sequence genomic window:
- the ppip5k1a gene encoding inositol hexakisphosphate and diphosphoinositol-pentakisphosphate kinase 2 isoform X1 translates to MSEPNSPGESRRGAPRFFVGCEDDESEVLEDSMRTDMELYEDDEDTDSPPERQIVVGICCMMKKSKSKPMTQILERLCRFEYITVVIFPEDAILNEAVDKWPLCDCLISFHSKGFPLDKAVSYAKLRNPLLINDLNMQYYIQDRREVYRILQEEGIDLPRYAVLNRDPDNPDECNLVEGEDHVEVNGEIFQKPFVEKPVCAEDHNVYIYYPTSAGGGSQRLFRKIGSRSSVYSPESSVRKTGSYIYEEFMPTDGTDVKVYTVGPDYAHAEARKSPALDGKVERDSEGKEVRYPVMLSAMEKLVARKVCLAFKQTVCGFDLLRANGHSYVCDVNGFSFVKNSMKYYDDCAKILGNIVMRELAPQFQIPWSIPTEAEDIPIVPTTSGTMMELRCVIAVIRHGDRTPKQKMKMEVRNPMFFDLFEKYGGYKTGKLKLKKPKQLQEVLDITRQLLAELGQHNDCEIEEKKSKLEQLKTVLEMYGHFSGINRKVQLTYLPHGQPKTSSEEEDTRKEGPSLLLVLKWGGELTPAGRVQAEELGRAFRCMYPGGQGDYAGFPGCGLLRLHSTYRHDLKIYASDEGRVQMTAAAFAKGLLALEGELTPILVQMVKSANMNGLLDNDSDSLSSCQHRVKARLHEILQKDRDFTDEDFDRLAPTCSDSLVNSMKIVQNPVATCDRVYALIQSLTSQIRKRMEDPKSADLQLYHSETLELMLQRWSKLERDFRMKNGRYDISKIPDIYDCVKYDVIHNATLGLEDTLELFRLSRALADIVIPQEYGINKVEKLDIAYAYCLPLVRKIQLDLQRTHEDESVNKLHPLYSRGVMSPGRHVRTRLYFTSESHVHSLLSIFRYGGLLDEEKDQQWKRAMDYLSAVSELNYMTQIVIMLYEDNNKDLTSEERFHVELHFSPGVKGVEEEENAPTGFGFRPASAEVARQNGQKQTDPGSLEDLSRDETDRAVPLSEPITIQRRSPLIRNHKTGSMEVLSETSSSKVGSYRLFSLCSRQSPEMKQSGLGSQCAGLFSTTVLGGSSSAPNLQDYARAHRKKFSTGSLSYKDELLSMPAVKRFSVSFAKFPTNGTQDDTSTIAVAPPVWCTAAGFEGCSMVPSIYPLETLHNSLSLKQVNEFLAGVCESAGDPQARTTRALTAMFDTHNQPSVDSYIPQRVLSSSISLRSRSDRPPWYSSGPSSTVSSAGPSSPTTADTSPRFSFSEKISLTPQSSEETHSSQNISSQPLPAVLDPTCPTVPNPGEVPLTPNNSPEDDAEHAAVTGNPECSQEGPEVAPATVDTITGVVSDPGMRPPCSGLAELTLGRMEGYCLPGSLPVLLELRESSSEAGSSSQTPQSPEGPDEFFDTQESMELWMDSPESLPRPETPLEVGTTHTAEP, encoded by the exons CCCCCAGAGCGACAGATCGTGGTGGGGATCTGCTGCATGATGAAGAAGTCCAAATCCAAGCCAATGACCCAGATCCTGGAGAGGCTGTGCAGGTTTGAGTACATCACTGTGGTCATCTTCCCAGAGGATGCCATCCTCAACGAGGCCGTGGACAAATGGCCTCTATGTGACTGCCTCATCTCCTTCCACTCCAAGG GATTCCCGCTGGATAAGGCAGTGAGTTATGCCAAACTGAGAAACCCTCTGCTCATCAACGACCTGAACATGCAGTACTACATACAGGACAG GAGAGAGGTGTATCgcatcctgcaggaggagggcATAGATCTACCACGCTATGCTGTGCTGAACCGTGATCCAGATAATCCAGATG agtGTAACCTGGTGGAAGGAGAGGACCATGTGGAGGTGAACGGAGAGATATTCCAGAAACCTTTTGTTGAGAAACCTGTCTGCGCTGAGGACCACAACGTCTACATCTACTACCCCACCTCGGCTGGTGGTGGCAGCCAGAGACTCTTCAGAAAG ATCGGGAGCCGGAGCAGTGTGTACTCACCAGAGAGCAGTGTGAGGAAGACCGGCTCTTACATCTATGAAGAGTTCATGCCAACAGATGGAACTGATGTTAAG GTGTACACAGTGGGGCCAGACTATGCTCACGCTGAGGCTCGGAAGTCTCCTGCTCTGGACGGGAAGGTGGAGCGAGACAGTGAGGGGAAGGAGGTCCGCTACCCCGTCATGCTCTCAGCCATGGAGAAGCTGGTGGCCCGAAAGGTCTGCCTAGCATTCAAG CAAACTGTGTGTGGCTTCGATCTCCTGCGTGCCAATGGACACTCTTATGTGTGTGATGTCAACGGTTTCAGTTTCGTGAAGAACTCGATGAAGTACTATGACGACTGTGCCAAGATCCTCGG GAACATCGTGATGCGTGAGCTGGCTCCTCAGTTTCAGATTCCCTGGTCCATCCCGACCGAGGCAGAGGACATCCCCATTGTGCCCACTACATCAGGGACCAT GATGGAGCTCCGCTGTGTCATTGCTGTCATCCGACATGGAGACCGAACGCCCaaacagaagatgaagatggaAGTTCGCAACCCCAT GTTCTTTGATCTATTTGAAAAATATGGAGGATACAAAACAGGGAAATTGAAACTGAAGAAGCCAAAACAACTGCAG GAGGTGCTGGACATCACACGGCAGTTGTTAGCAGAACTGGGACAGCACAATGACTGTGAGATAGAAGAGAAGAAATCTaaactggagcagctgaagactGTTCTGGAAAT GTATGGCCACTTCTCTGGGATCAACAGAAAAGTGCAACTAACCTACCTGCCCCATGGGCAGCCAAAAACCTCAAGTGAGGAAGAAG ACACACGTAAGGAAGGTccgtctctgctgctggtgctgaagTGGGGAGGAGAGTTGACTCCTGCTGGCAGAGTGCAGGCTGAGGAGCTGGGAAGGGCCTTCCGCTGTATGTACCCCGGAGGACAAG GGGACTATGCTGGCTTTCCAGGCTGCGGGTTACTGCGGCTACACAGCACCTACAGACATGACCTGAAGATATATGCTTCTGATGAAGGAAGGGTGCAGATGACGGCTGCCGCCTTCGCCAAG GGTTTGCTGGCTCTGGAGGGGGAGCTGACACCCATCCTGGTGCAGATGGTGAAGAGTGCCAACATGAACGGGCTGCTGGACAACGACAGCGACTCCCTGAGCAGCTGCCAGCACCGAGTGAAGGCCCGACTGCATGAGATTCTGCAGAAGGACAGAGACTTCACCGACGAAGACTTCGACAGG CTGGCTCCGACCTGCAGTGACTCTTTGGTGAATTCAATGAAGATAGTCCAGAACCCAGTGGCCACATGTGACCGGGTCTACGCCCTCATTCAGAGCCTCACTTCACAAATCCGCAAAAGGATGGAGGACCCCAAGTCAGCTG ACCTGCAGCTGTACCACAGTGAGACACTGGAGCTGATGCTGCAGCGCTGGTCCAAACTTGAGCGTGACTTCCGCATGAAGAACGGCCGCTACGACATCAGTAAAATACCAGACATTTACGACTGTGTGAAGTATGATGTCATCCACAATGCTACTTTAGGGCTGGAGGACACTCTGGAGCTGTTCAGACTCTCTCGAGCTTTGGCTGACATCGTCATCCCACAG gaATATGGCATAAATAAAGTGGAGAAATTAGACATAGCATATGCCTACTGCCTCCCGCTGGTCAGAAAGATCCAGCTGGACCTGCAGAGGACCCACGAGGACGAGTCTGTCAACAAACTACACCCTCT GTACTCTCGAGGAGTAATGTCTCCAGGGCGCCACGTCAGGACACGTCTATATTTCACCAGTGAGAGTCATGTCCACTCCCTGCTCAGCATTTTCCGCTATGGAGGTTTGCTCGAT gaggagaaggaccAGCAGTGGAAGCGTGCCATGGATTACCTCAGTGCTGTCTCTGAACTCAACTATATGACTCAGATTGTCATCATGCTGTATGAGGACAACAATAAG GACCTCACCTCAGAGGAGCGCTTCCATGTAGAGCTCCACTTCAGCCCTGGTGTCAAAGGtgtcgaggaggaggagaacgcACCGACCGGCTTCGGCTTCAGGCCCGCCTCTGCAGAGGTAGCACGACAG AACGGGCAGAAACAGACGGACCCCGGCAGCCTGGAGGACCTCTCACGGGATGAGACCGACCGTGCCGTGCCATTGTCTGAGCCAATCACCATTCAGAGGAGGTCCCCACTCATACGCAATCACAAGACTGGATCCATGGAG GTTCTATCCGAGACATCATCCTCCAAAGTGGGCAGTTATCGACTCTTTTCGCTCTGCTCACGACAATCCCCTGAGATGAAACAAAGTGGATTAG GCTCTCAGTGCGCCGGGCTCTTCAGCACCACTGTCCTAGGTGGGTCCTCTAGCGCCCCTAACCTCCAGGACTACGCACGCGCACATCGCAAAAAATTCTCCACTGGCAGTCTGTCCTACAAAGACG agTTGTTGTCTATGCCGGCAGTAAAACGATTTTCTGTGTCGTTTGCAAAGTTTCCGACTAATG GAACACAAGATGACACATCCACCATAGCAGTGGCTCCACCTGTCTGGTGCACTGCTGCAG GCTTCGAAGGCTGCTCCATGGTGCCGTCCATCTATCCTCTGGAAACGCTGCACAACTCGCTGTCGCTAAAACAGGTCAACGAGTTCCTCGCCGGCGTGTGCGAGAGCGCAGGGGATCCACAAGCGAGAACGACCAGAg CTCTGACGGCCATGTTTGACACACACAACCAGCCGTCAGTGGACTCGTACATCCCTCAGAGAGTCCTTtcatcctccatctccctcaGATCTCGTTCTGACAGACCTCCTTGGT ACAGCAGCGGTCCCTCCAGCACAGTGTCCAGCGCCGGACCGTCCTCTCCCACCACAGCAGACACTTCTCCACGCTTCAGCTTCAGCGAGAAAATCTCCCTCACCCCTCAGAGCAGCGAGGAAACTCACTCCTCtcaaaacatttcctctcagcCACTGCCCGCCGTCCTCGACCCAACCTGCCCCACTGTTCCAAACCCCGGGGAAGTTCCTCTGACTCCAAACAACTCACCCGAGGACGATGCTGAGCACGCCGCTGTCACTGGTAATCCTGAGTGTTCACAGGAAGGGCCAGAGGTGGCTCCCGCAACAGTGGACACCATCACTGGTGTCGTTTCAGATCCTGGCATGAGGCCGCCCTGCTCTGGGTTAGCTGAGCTCACTCTGGGTCGGATGGAGGGTTACTGCCTCCCAGGATCTCTGCCTGTGCTGTTGGAGCTCagggagagcagcagtgagGCGGGCTCCAGCTCCCAGACGCCTCAGTCTCCTGAGGGACCTGACGAGTTCTTTGACACTCAGGAGTCGATGGAGTTGTGGATGGACAGTCCGGAGAGTCTCCCCCGTCCTGAGACGCCTCTGGAGGTCGGAACAACTCACACAGCGGAGCCGTAG
- the ppip5k1a gene encoding inositol hexakisphosphate and diphosphoinositol-pentakisphosphate kinase 2 isoform X9 codes for MSEPNSPGESRRGAPRFFVGCEDDESEVLEDSMRTDMELYEDDEDTDSPPERQIVVGICCMMKKSKSKPMTQILERLCRFEYITVVIFPEDAILNEAVDKWPLCDCLISFHSKGFPLDKAVSYAKLRNPLLINDLNMQYYIQDRREVYRILQEEGIDLPRYAVLNRDPDNPDECNLVEGEDHVEVNGEIFQKPFVEKPVCAEDHNVYIYYPTSAGGGSQRLFRKIGSRSSVYSPESSVRKTGSYIYEEFMPTDGTDVKVYTVGPDYAHAEARKSPALDGKVERDSEGKEVRYPVMLSAMEKLVARKVCLAFKQTVCGFDLLRANGHSYVCDVNGFSFVKNSMKYYDDCAKILGNIVMRELAPQFQIPWSIPTEAEDIPIVPTTSGTMMELRCVIAVIRHGDRTPKQKMKMEVRNPMFFDLFEKYGGYKTGKLKLKKPKQLQEVLDITRQLLAELGQHNDCEIEEKKSKLEQLKTVLEMYGHFSGINRKVQLTYLPHGQPKTSSEEEDTRKEGPSLLLVLKWGGELTPAGRVQAEELGRAFRCMYPGGQGDYAGFPGCGLLRLHSTYRHDLKIYASDEGRVQMTAAAFAKGLLALEGELTPILVQMVKSANMNGLLDNDSDSLSSCQHRVKARLHEILQKDRDFTDEDFDRLAPTCSDSLVNSMKIVQNPVATCDRVYALIQSLTSQIRKRMEDPKSADLQLYHSETLELMLQRWSKLERDFRMKNGRYDISKIPDIYDCVKYDVIHNATLGLEDTLELFRLSRALADIVIPQEYGINKVEKLDIAYAYCLPLVRKIQLDLQRTHEDESVNKLHPLYSRGVMSPGRHVRTRLYFTSESHVHSLLSIFRYGGLLDEEKDQQWKRAMDYLSAVSELNYMTQIVIMLYEDNNKDLTSEERFHVELHFSPGVKGVEEEENAPTGFGFRPASAENGQKQTDPGSLEDLSRDETDRAVPLSEPITIQRRSPLIRNHKTGSMEVLSETSSSKVGSYRLFSLCSRQSPEMKQSGLGFEGCSMVPSIYPLETLHNSLSLKQVNEFLAGVCESAGDPQARTTRALTAMFDTHNQPSVDSYIPQRVLSSSISLRSRSDRPPWYSSGPSSTVSSAGPSSPTTADTSPRFSFSEKISLTPQSSEETHSSQNISSQPLPAVLDPTCPTVPNPGEVPLTPNNSPEDDAEHAAVTGNPECSQEGPEVAPATVDTITGVVSDPGMRPPCSGLAELTLGRMEGYCLPGSLPVLLELRESSSEAGSSSQTPQSPEGPDEFFDTQESMELWMDSPESLPRPETPLEVGTTHTAEP; via the exons CCCCCAGAGCGACAGATCGTGGTGGGGATCTGCTGCATGATGAAGAAGTCCAAATCCAAGCCAATGACCCAGATCCTGGAGAGGCTGTGCAGGTTTGAGTACATCACTGTGGTCATCTTCCCAGAGGATGCCATCCTCAACGAGGCCGTGGACAAATGGCCTCTATGTGACTGCCTCATCTCCTTCCACTCCAAGG GATTCCCGCTGGATAAGGCAGTGAGTTATGCCAAACTGAGAAACCCTCTGCTCATCAACGACCTGAACATGCAGTACTACATACAGGACAG GAGAGAGGTGTATCgcatcctgcaggaggagggcATAGATCTACCACGCTATGCTGTGCTGAACCGTGATCCAGATAATCCAGATG agtGTAACCTGGTGGAAGGAGAGGACCATGTGGAGGTGAACGGAGAGATATTCCAGAAACCTTTTGTTGAGAAACCTGTCTGCGCTGAGGACCACAACGTCTACATCTACTACCCCACCTCGGCTGGTGGTGGCAGCCAGAGACTCTTCAGAAAG ATCGGGAGCCGGAGCAGTGTGTACTCACCAGAGAGCAGTGTGAGGAAGACCGGCTCTTACATCTATGAAGAGTTCATGCCAACAGATGGAACTGATGTTAAG GTGTACACAGTGGGGCCAGACTATGCTCACGCTGAGGCTCGGAAGTCTCCTGCTCTGGACGGGAAGGTGGAGCGAGACAGTGAGGGGAAGGAGGTCCGCTACCCCGTCATGCTCTCAGCCATGGAGAAGCTGGTGGCCCGAAAGGTCTGCCTAGCATTCAAG CAAACTGTGTGTGGCTTCGATCTCCTGCGTGCCAATGGACACTCTTATGTGTGTGATGTCAACGGTTTCAGTTTCGTGAAGAACTCGATGAAGTACTATGACGACTGTGCCAAGATCCTCGG GAACATCGTGATGCGTGAGCTGGCTCCTCAGTTTCAGATTCCCTGGTCCATCCCGACCGAGGCAGAGGACATCCCCATTGTGCCCACTACATCAGGGACCAT GATGGAGCTCCGCTGTGTCATTGCTGTCATCCGACATGGAGACCGAACGCCCaaacagaagatgaagatggaAGTTCGCAACCCCAT GTTCTTTGATCTATTTGAAAAATATGGAGGATACAAAACAGGGAAATTGAAACTGAAGAAGCCAAAACAACTGCAG GAGGTGCTGGACATCACACGGCAGTTGTTAGCAGAACTGGGACAGCACAATGACTGTGAGATAGAAGAGAAGAAATCTaaactggagcagctgaagactGTTCTGGAAAT GTATGGCCACTTCTCTGGGATCAACAGAAAAGTGCAACTAACCTACCTGCCCCATGGGCAGCCAAAAACCTCAAGTGAGGAAGAAG ACACACGTAAGGAAGGTccgtctctgctgctggtgctgaagTGGGGAGGAGAGTTGACTCCTGCTGGCAGAGTGCAGGCTGAGGAGCTGGGAAGGGCCTTCCGCTGTATGTACCCCGGAGGACAAG GGGACTATGCTGGCTTTCCAGGCTGCGGGTTACTGCGGCTACACAGCACCTACAGACATGACCTGAAGATATATGCTTCTGATGAAGGAAGGGTGCAGATGACGGCTGCCGCCTTCGCCAAG GGTTTGCTGGCTCTGGAGGGGGAGCTGACACCCATCCTGGTGCAGATGGTGAAGAGTGCCAACATGAACGGGCTGCTGGACAACGACAGCGACTCCCTGAGCAGCTGCCAGCACCGAGTGAAGGCCCGACTGCATGAGATTCTGCAGAAGGACAGAGACTTCACCGACGAAGACTTCGACAGG CTGGCTCCGACCTGCAGTGACTCTTTGGTGAATTCAATGAAGATAGTCCAGAACCCAGTGGCCACATGTGACCGGGTCTACGCCCTCATTCAGAGCCTCACTTCACAAATCCGCAAAAGGATGGAGGACCCCAAGTCAGCTG ACCTGCAGCTGTACCACAGTGAGACACTGGAGCTGATGCTGCAGCGCTGGTCCAAACTTGAGCGTGACTTCCGCATGAAGAACGGCCGCTACGACATCAGTAAAATACCAGACATTTACGACTGTGTGAAGTATGATGTCATCCACAATGCTACTTTAGGGCTGGAGGACACTCTGGAGCTGTTCAGACTCTCTCGAGCTTTGGCTGACATCGTCATCCCACAG gaATATGGCATAAATAAAGTGGAGAAATTAGACATAGCATATGCCTACTGCCTCCCGCTGGTCAGAAAGATCCAGCTGGACCTGCAGAGGACCCACGAGGACGAGTCTGTCAACAAACTACACCCTCT GTACTCTCGAGGAGTAATGTCTCCAGGGCGCCACGTCAGGACACGTCTATATTTCACCAGTGAGAGTCATGTCCACTCCCTGCTCAGCATTTTCCGCTATGGAGGTTTGCTCGAT gaggagaaggaccAGCAGTGGAAGCGTGCCATGGATTACCTCAGTGCTGTCTCTGAACTCAACTATATGACTCAGATTGTCATCATGCTGTATGAGGACAACAATAAG GACCTCACCTCAGAGGAGCGCTTCCATGTAGAGCTCCACTTCAGCCCTGGTGTCAAAGGtgtcgaggaggaggagaacgcACCGACCGGCTTCGGCTTCAGGCCCGCCTCTGCAGAG AACGGGCAGAAACAGACGGACCCCGGCAGCCTGGAGGACCTCTCACGGGATGAGACCGACCGTGCCGTGCCATTGTCTGAGCCAATCACCATTCAGAGGAGGTCCCCACTCATACGCAATCACAAGACTGGATCCATGGAG GTTCTATCCGAGACATCATCCTCCAAAGTGGGCAGTTATCGACTCTTTTCGCTCTGCTCACGACAATCCCCTGAGATGAAACAAAGTGGATTAG GCTTCGAAGGCTGCTCCATGGTGCCGTCCATCTATCCTCTGGAAACGCTGCACAACTCGCTGTCGCTAAAACAGGTCAACGAGTTCCTCGCCGGCGTGTGCGAGAGCGCAGGGGATCCACAAGCGAGAACGACCAGAg CTCTGACGGCCATGTTTGACACACACAACCAGCCGTCAGTGGACTCGTACATCCCTCAGAGAGTCCTTtcatcctccatctccctcaGATCTCGTTCTGACAGACCTCCTTGGT ACAGCAGCGGTCCCTCCAGCACAGTGTCCAGCGCCGGACCGTCCTCTCCCACCACAGCAGACACTTCTCCACGCTTCAGCTTCAGCGAGAAAATCTCCCTCACCCCTCAGAGCAGCGAGGAAACTCACTCCTCtcaaaacatttcctctcagcCACTGCCCGCCGTCCTCGACCCAACCTGCCCCACTGTTCCAAACCCCGGGGAAGTTCCTCTGACTCCAAACAACTCACCCGAGGACGATGCTGAGCACGCCGCTGTCACTGGTAATCCTGAGTGTTCACAGGAAGGGCCAGAGGTGGCTCCCGCAACAGTGGACACCATCACTGGTGTCGTTTCAGATCCTGGCATGAGGCCGCCCTGCTCTGGGTTAGCTGAGCTCACTCTGGGTCGGATGGAGGGTTACTGCCTCCCAGGATCTCTGCCTGTGCTGTTGGAGCTCagggagagcagcagtgagGCGGGCTCCAGCTCCCAGACGCCTCAGTCTCCTGAGGGACCTGACGAGTTCTTTGACACTCAGGAGTCGATGGAGTTGTGGATGGACAGTCCGGAGAGTCTCCCCCGTCCTGAGACGCCTCTGGAGGTCGGAACAACTCACACAGCGGAGCCGTAG